Proteins from a single region of Euleptes europaea isolate rEulEur1 chromosome 21, rEulEur1.hap1, whole genome shotgun sequence:
- the PGAP6 gene encoding post-GPI attachment to proteins factor 6 gives MQVPVGSRLCQRTHNGFPQPEGGLLGVSRPLRHLGPPPFSLSQGQAPLRGLWRRRIVVARTLALAFWCSKLGHLLTGCPSPSFPDLSYIFEYFSQSAQRLSFYSWYGNAKLFRFRVPEDTVSLHWLLQASRGSGSNCGRTQVTIHFRYGAPPVINPLGTQFPANMSLPGSYSQTLTLAAAPQNSTFLNLTSPAAGDWFLVAHLPEAAGKIEVKGFSTPCTYTFQPSLSVLRALGVPVLEPDVPTWQTISGPSWPLHTKVFVPEYSAALKLELRNCTANVSVACALRVTLGSATLPRSFQEVLNCTGEAPCGLLLASPPWRKWLRITVESLSGPGSGLSFQTAASFVACRPGGSSTFPAFYRSFNGSQAVPLLVGSPNATWQAGANTSAPGSSCLHSQPVIREDLDVVSVVFRVLGEPSTPVWPQLPTLLLFNLDSGTDSGGTLVLTLRLNKTTWIPGNATVLACLSAASPVLNPNATWDCRTAFSRGYPLNVSASSTEATLSIPYPESDRWFLSLQLVCPKDEWECRRVRALVTVTASLSPCLEDCGAYGQCSFLRRLGYLYAACSCKAGWSGWSCTDGSKAQSAGAQLLAALLLTLSNLLFLPAIAVALYGYHLVEASVYLFTMFFSTFYHACDQPGGAVLCIMDYDTLQFCDFLGSVVSIWVTILCMAQLKKMQKNILGVVGTLFIAMSLQLDRRGVWNMMGPCLFAFIVMISVWVYRGVKRHRCYPPSWKRWAFFLFPGISLALVAVAIYAFMETNENYYYTHSLWHVLMASSVAFLLPPGEKAKRLWAWSRKLLCGYQICKNDQEELYAVT, from the exons ATGCAGGTCCCCGTGGGGTCACGGCTGTGTCAAAGGACACACAACGGGTTTCCCCAGCCGGAGGGCGGACTTCTGGGCGTCTCACGGCCCCTCCGCCacctgggtcccccccccttctctctgagCCAGGGGCAGGCGCCG CTGCGCGGCCTCTGGAGGAGGCGCATTGTGGTGGCCAGGACTCTGGCTCTGGCTTTTTGGTGCTCGAAGCTGGGGCACCTCCTGACCGGCtgcccctctccttccttcccagaTTTGAGCTACATCTTTGAGTATTTTTCCCAGAGTGCTCAGAGGCTCTCCTTCTACAGCTGGTATGGAAATGCCAAACTCTTCCGCTTCCGGGTGCCGGAGGACACGGTCTCGCTGCACTGGCTCCTGCAGGCGTCCCGGGGGAGCGGCTCCAATTGCGGCAGGACCCAGGTTACCAT CCACTTCCGTTACGGGGCCCCACCCGTCATCAACCCTCTGGGCACGCAGTTTCCCGCCAACATGAGCCTGCCCGGCTCCTACAGCCAGACCTTGACCCTGGCGGCCGCTCCGCAGAACAGTACCTTCCTCAACCTCACCAGCCCCGCGGCAGGCGACTGGTTCCTTGTGGCACACCTGCCAGAGGCCGCGGGCAAGATCGAGGTCAAG GGCTTCTCCACACCCTGCACCTACACGTTCCAGCCCAGCCTGTCTGTGCTGCGCGCCCTGGGGGTGCCTGTCCTGGAGCCCGACGTTCCCACTTGGCAGACCATCTCTGGGCCATCTTGGCCACTTCACACCAA GGTCTTTGTCCCGGAATATAGTGCGGCACTGAAGCTGGAGCTGCGAAACTGCACGGCGAACGTTTCCGTGGCCTGCGCTCTGCGAGTCACGCTGGGTTCTGCCACGCTGCCACGGTCCTTCCAGGAGGTGCTCAACTGCACGGGGGAAGCCCCCTGCGGCCTCCTCCTGGCTTCGCCGCCGTGGCGGAAGTGGCTGCGGATCACGGTGGAGAGTCTCAGCGGGCCTGGCAGCGGGCTCTCCTTCCAGACGGCTGCCTCCTTTGTAG CCTGCCGGCCAGGGGGAAGCAGCACCTTCCCGGCCTTCTACAGGAGTTTCAATGGCAGCCAGGCGGTGCCGCTCCTGGTCGGCAGCCCGAATGCCACCTGGCAGGCGGGGGCGAACACCTCTGCTCCGGGGAGCTCGTGCCTGCACAGCCAGCCGGTCATCCGGGAGGACCTGGACGTGGTCTCGGTGGTGTTTCGGGTCCTCGGTGAGCCCAGCACCCCCGTCTGGCCTCAGCTGCCCACCCTGCTCCTCTTCAACCTGGATTCAGGCACGGACAGCGGGGGGACACTGGTCCTCACCCTGAGGCTGAACAAG ACAACCTGGATCCCGGGGAACGCCACCGTGCTGGCCTGCTTGAGCGCCGCCTCCCCTGTGCTGAACCCGAATGCCACGTGGGACTGCAGGACAG CTTTCTCCCGGGGCTACCCATTGAATGTGTCGGCGTCCTCGACAGAAGCCACGCTCAGCATCCCCTACCCAGAGTCGGACCGCTGGTTCCTGTCCTTGCAGCTCGTCTGCCCGAAGGATGAGTG GGAATGCCGCAGAGTCCGAGCGCTGGTGACCGTCACCGCCTCCCTCAGCCCCTGCCTTGAAGACTGTGGGGCGTACGGGCAGTGCAGCTTCCTGAGGCGCCTCGGCTACCTCTACGCAGCATGCAGCTGCAAGGCTG gctggagcgggtggagctGCACAGACGGCTCGAAAGCCCAGTCTGCAGGCGCCCAGCTGCTGGCCGCTCTCTTGCTGACGCTCAGCAACTTGCTGTTCCTGCCGGCCATCGCCGTGGCCCTGTACGGCTACCACTTGGTAGAGGCCTCCGTCTATCTCTTCACCATGTTCTTCTCCACG TTCTACCATGCCTGCGACCAGCCTGGGGGGGCCGTGCTGTGCATCATGGATTACGACACGCTGCAGTTCTGCGACTTCTTGGGCTCCGTGGTCTCCATTTGGGTCACAATTCTGTGCATGGCCCAACTGaagaaaatgcagaaaaat ATCCTTGGTGTCGTGGGGACCCTCTTCATCGCCATGTCTCTGCAGCTGGACCGGAGAGGGGTTTGGAACATGATGGGACCCTGTCTCTTTGCCTTCATTGTCATGATCTCCGTTTGG GTCTACCGTGGTGTGAAGCGCCATCGCTGTTACCCGCCCTCCTGGAAGCGCTgggccttcttcctcttccctggcATCAGCCTGGCCCTCGTTGCCGTAGCGATCTATGCATTCATGGAAACCAACGAGAACTACTACTACACCCACAGCCTTTGGCACGTCCTCATGGCCAGCAGCGtggccttcctcctccccccagggGAGAAAGCCAAGAGGTTGTGGGCATGGTCGCGCAAGCTCCTCTGCGGCTACCAGATCTGCAAAAACGACCAGGAAGAGCTGTATGCGGTGACGTGA